tgcaaactcGCTTTTAAAATACGTTTGtcattaaaaaatgaaataaaaagggTATGGCCAAAGTTAGGCAAAGGCAGCAAGAGAAAGCTGGAGCCACATaaggtttatttataaatattaaaggtAGAACAGGAAtacaaatttagttaattggcattaaacaaattagttttcaaTATGTAAACTTTTAGCAAAGGGTTAATCCAAAAATATTCTtcaaaattatgtataaaactaaatttgcatgcagcttaatgtttgtttaactTCAAAGTCTAAAAACAATtcacaaatattaaacaaatatttaaaacatttagttCAGTTTttgttcaattcaatttagaatattgcagttgaatttgtatttatttcataatgcaaaattttaaaaatcaattctgaaattgaatttgcgtataaagtcaatttaataaaaaattgaaatttttaaagcaactcAATAATTATCTATTCTCAATTGTAGCTTTTTTGTAGCCAATTCTAGCTTTAAAGAGCTAACTAAAGCTGAGTCCGCTCAGCACACTTGGAATGAAATATAGCAAAGTCTAGGCCTTCATCTAATGTACAACAATCAGCGTCTGGCTGATAAGATAGAGCGAGCAATCAAAGAAATCAAAGAGCGATGACTAAGGGCAGcactttaaacattttattatcaaaACTTTTGTGCCTTGCCATTGGCTGTGGCCGAATGCTGGCTAATCGGATACTGCTGAAAGACACGCGACTTGTCCAGCTGCACAGACTGCAGCTCGCTCGCGGGCTTGTCATGGGCCAGAAAGTGATTCGTATGCCAGAATTGAGTCTGAGCGGCGGGCAGATGCAGCCGTCGTATGCCCAGCAGGCGGTTGCGTATGTCGACGAGGCTGGTGGAGCGtggctgcagccaaagcaccAGGATGATGCCCACGACTGTGAGCAGCAGAAAGCTGACGCTGCTGATGAGCAGAGCGGTCCATTCGACTGCAATGCGTAGTTCATACTTGCAGGCTTCGAGTACGAGCAGTTGGAGAACAAAGCCCAGCGAGAAAATGAGTTCTGTATAGAGAAAGGGAGAGAGCTCTAGGAGCCAGTGCAGCGCATGGCTGGAGAGCACGCCCAGACTGGCGTAGATGAggcagagaaagagaaaacaaTGCTCTGGCTGATCCTCGTGGTAAATGCTGAGCAGCGCCACCACCAGCGTGATTTGTATAATGCCAAAGAGTAGAAACACCAACTTGGGCGtatagcgcagcagcagcaaacagcccAAGCCGCAGCCCGCGGCATAAAGCGTATACGGCATATAGAGCTGAGAGTGTTGAGTGAACGCCAGACTGGCGGTCCACATGAGCTGCAGTTGCGTTGGCGCatgcagcaaacagcagcgctgcagcagcaacaccaacccACCTGGGAGCAACACCCACCACTGGCGATTGGAGCGCAGCTCGTAGTCGCTGCGTGCTACAAATTGCGCCAGCACCGACTGGCGCGGCAGAAAGACCAAACGCTCCTCGTTCAGCAGCTGGAATACCAAATCCTTGCTCTGCTTATAATTGTGCCACgccaaatgctgcagcagctcattaacacaaacaaacgccagcagcagcaactgcaggcTTAAGGCCAACAGCCCACAATGTTGTGGCTCAAACTCATTAAAGATGATAAAGCCACAGGCCAGTCCAGCGGCATGGCAGGCATTGCCCAAGGCCAGGCGTGCGGCACGCAGGCCGCTGGCAGCGCTACGCAGACTCACATAACTAAAGCTCGCCACATAGACAACGCCCATGCCCGAGAGACTAAAGTAGTAGCTGATGCCTAAAATCGagaaatatttgataaactaTTTTGCAAAATCATTCAAATTTACACTCACTCAGTTGTCTGCTTAGCATAAAGCAACTGCCCAGCAGCGCACACAGCAGTCCATAGAATATTATATAGTAATGATCGTAGCTATATTGctgcttgaaatatttgcgcagCGTCCAGCCTATAGCTAAGACCAGCGCCATTAGCGCTGCCGCCAACCCATACCAATGTGGCCAGATATTGTCATAGACAAATGCAGACTTTAGATAATAGCCCCAGCTAAGGCCACATTGCCATAGACAAGACAGCACTGCAGTTAACACAAGCATCTTTATTAAATGTgtgagaaaaaaatattatatacagacaatatttattttatgtatcaaaaaaataactttttgttaattaatttcagtaatttttaatttttacatagttaaattatattcaattttaattgtttataaaagttCTGAGCAGTCTGTGCGTTTAAAGTTGCATATGcgaaatttatattaagtgcGTTGAAATTTGTGGGTGTAACacttaatttttcaatttgcgagTGAGGGTGCATGCAATtcacaaaattcaaaaacaaactttagctACAGTGAGAGTAGTagctacataccaaattttgtGTATGTAGCTCTTCcagtctctgagttcttgctgctcatacagacgtacagacagacagatatgGCGTATGATTGTCTAGCTGATTAAGAATGTAGCTATACACTTGCTGCTATAGAATTATTATAAGAAATCAAACAAGgcagagcaaataaattattagatctaataaaaatattgtctgtataatattttgaattacaaGGCGCTCACCTAATAGATCTGGCAATTGCAGCAGACTTTTAACACGCTGCCAAACTGTGTCCACCATAGCGAGCAagaaaaactgaaactgaaactgaaactgacaCTGAAGCGAAGAATTGAAAAACTCCATTGGCACACAGCTGTTAACTGTTGTCGCATCTTGTAAAGATAAGataagcaattgaaataagagcaagagcaactttaattgcttgttgttcgagcagcagcagcagcattgaaagATATAGCAAGGCAGTCGATACATAATTTAGTTCAGttcagcagcgagcagcagcagtcgaagctttaaataaataataatttgcattttagttgcatttatgactaatttaactttatgcagcaattaaaagctttggcaaatgaaaataaatgcgcagTGCAAATCAAGCAGCCGaactaaatttgaaaaataaatatgttgcatataagaaagtgttgcaagttgcaagcaatttGTAAAGTATCTTTTACGTGCAGGCTTATGCCGTCTCGCTcgcactgcagctgctgctggtttggGGTCAAAGTGGCGCTGACACAGTTACAGTTATGTTGTGTGCCACCGATAGTTGCAATGTTTGTAAGCAGCTCATGTGAAGTGCGGCATGCCTAACTAGTGGCAGCTTTTCTCTGTTTTCGCTGAAGTAGCAGCTAATTAGTTGAAATTGTTGTCAGTGCTGCTCATGGCAGTTAATTGACTTttgacaagctgctgcttgacatTGCGCtagttttggcttttattttgggCAGCGCATAAAGCTGAGCTGCGTTTTTAATTGAGTGTAAAAGGGTTGGGCGGAAAGCTTAAGCCGCTTTACTTTGCTCATTACGCACACAGTCAAGTGGGCGTGACTAAGTCTGTTGCATAAACATAATGCAACCAAATGCATTGTATGgccataacaataaattttattttaaagtcgCTGCGgcttatgttgctgttgttgttactgttgttgttgttgctgctgctgctgtcgagtgcatttcattttgctgaAGCGGCCACTTAGTGGCTCTCAACATGGCTTCCtgtgctgttgcttgttgcagttgttgttgttgttgttgttgtgcataaattaaattaaagctgcaaacgTGACCAGAGACCCTTAGGCACCCA
The DNA window shown above is from Drosophila busckii strain San Diego stock center, stock number 13000-0081.31 chromosome 3L, ASM1175060v1, whole genome shotgun sequence and carries:
- the LOC108597915 gene encoding uncharacterized protein LOC108597915, producing MVDTVWQRVKSLLQLPDLLVLSCLWQCGLSWGYYLKSAFVYDNIWPHWYGLAAALMALVLAIGWTLRKYFKQQYSYDHYYIIFYGLLCALLGSCFMLSRQLSISYYFSLSGMGVVYVASFSYVSLRSAASGLRAARLALGNACHAAGLACGFIIFNEFEPQHCGLLALSLQLLLLAFVCVNELLQHLAWHNYKQSKDLVFQLLNEERLVFLPRQSVLAQFVARSDYELRSNRQWWVLLPGGLVLLLQRCCLLHAPTQLQLMWTASLAFTQHSQLYMPYTLYAAGCGLGCLLLLRYTPKLVFLLFGIIQITLVVALLSIYHEDQPEHCFLFLCLIYASLGVLSSHALHWLLELSPFLYTELIFSLGFVLQLLVLEACKYELRIAVEWTALLISSVSFLLLTVVGIILVLWLQPRSTSLVDIRNRLLGIRRLHLPAAQTQFWHTNHFLAHDKPASELQSVQLDKSRVFQQYPISQHSATANGKAQKF